In Candidatus Binatia bacterium, the genomic window GGCGGAACTCCGCAAGGTGATTCCGTCGTTCTTGAAGCGGGTGGACCGCCCGGATCGCGGAGGCCGGTGGAGCCAGTACCTTCGCGAAACCCGCGAGGCGACGGAAGCGGTGGCGCAACGGCTGCTCGCGGGTGTCACCGCGGACGACCGTTCCGAGGTGGTGTTGACGGATTACGACGCGGAGGGAGAGGTGAAGGTCGTTGCGGCGGCGTTGTACGCGGTGTCGAACCTTCCCGACGATCAGTTGTTGCAGACCGCGCGTCGGATGACGTCCGAGCAACGGCGCGAGGTTCTGCGGGCATATGTCGGCAACCGCCAGAACCGGCGATACAAGCCCGGCCGCGCCTTCGAGCGAACCAGCTACCGGTTCGATGTCCTCACGGACTATGGCGCGTTTCGGGATCTGCAGCGACACCGTCTGCTGACGCTGGAGTGGCAGCCCCTGAGCCCGCAGCATGGCTTTGCTCTTGCGGATACCATCCGGGACGCGGGGGTGCTCTCCGACTGGAATCGGGTCATGGAGGAGTCGGCGCAAGTGTACCAGGCGCTGTCTGATGCCGGCTATCCCCAGGTCGCGCCGTACGCGATCAGTATGGCGTATCGCGTCCGCTTCTACGTCGAGATGAATGCCCGTGAAGCGACGCACATGATTGAGCTGCGTACCTCGCCGCAGGGGCATCCGTCGTACCGGAGGGTGTGCCAAGCGATGCACGCACTGATCGCCGAGCAAGCGGGACATCAGGCGATCGCGGCGGCGATGTCCTTTGCGGACCACTCGCAGGTCGAGTTGGAGCGGCTGCACTCGGAACGGGCAATCGAGCGGCGGCGCCTTGGGCGGAGCTGAGTCGGCATTCCGCGCCGCTCCCGGCAACGCTTCCCACGGGGCAACTTCCACGCTAAGACGAAGCGCGTGGACTTTCGCGCGGCATTTGAGGCGGTGACTCAGGCCATGCGGGCGGAAGGAGTTGATTTCGCGCTCATCGGCGGTTTCGCGCTGGCGGCTCTGGGCTGCCCGCGCGCTACCGGTGACATCGATTTTCTCATTGCGGGTGAGCACGCGGACCGCCTTGCGCGCATCATGCAGAGGCTCGGGTATGCTGAGCTGCACCGCAGTGGTGACGCTGCGAACTACGCGGCATCGGACATCCGGCTTGGCCGGGTGGATGTGCTGTATGCACGCCGGCAATACAGTCGCGCGATGTTGGCGCGCGCTTGCCCTTACGCCGTGCTCGGCGAGACCGAGATCAAGGTGGTCGAGGCGGAAGATCTCATCGGCCTGAAGGTGCAATCATCGACCAATAACCCCAAGCGCCGGCCGCTCGACCTGTCGGACATCGAGCAGTTGCTGGCCACGCATCCCGGGCTCGATGTGCAGCGGGTACGCGAGTACTTCCGGCTCTTTGATCGCGAAGCCGAACTCGACGCGATTCTCGCCCGGAGCCAGCCATGAACGCAGCCGACCAAGCCGACTACGTGGGGGACGGCATCAGCAGCGCGCGCCGCGAGCAGTTCGTCGCTAGCGAAGCCGCGGTCCAGGCGTGGCAACGGTCGCACCCCGCCACGCTCGATGAGTACTTCGACTTTCTGGACGGCCTGCAAGCGATCTTCGGACCGTTCCCGGTGCGGCGGGACGGCTGGTCCGGCGACGATTTCCGACTCTGAGGTCGTTGATTCGTGGCCGCTCAGGTCAGCACCGATTATTCGTCGAACGGGTAGAATACCAATCCCGTCAGCAGCTTCGGAAAAAAGTAAGTGGACTTCTCCGGCATGGTTTCGCCGGCACTGCACACTGCTTCCACGTCCGCGATGTTCGGCGGATTCATGAGGAATGCGGCTTGCGCCCCTTGATCCACGGCGGTTAGTGCGGCGACTTCGTCGTGGGTATAGGTCAGGCGTCCTTCCTGTGCTGCCGCCGTGCAGTCGATGCCGAGGAGCCCGCGCAGAATCACCCTGTCGAGGACGGTGACATCAAGTTGGCGGACAACCGGGGCGAACTGCGAGGCGTAGCGGTCGACAACCGCGTTGTCGTTGAGAATCGCCACGATGCGCTCGTCCTGGCCCGCGAGCGTAATACCAAACCGACCTTGCTGGGGACTCTCTCGCAAACAGGCACGGAACGCTTCCCGTGCCGAGCGAGGAAAACGCACCAGTTGAAAGTGACGCTGCAGTTCCGTCACGAACTTCCCCGCATCGAGGCTGGTGCCCGCGGGGAGCACCCGATGCGTTGGTAAGATCACCAACCCGGGATGGCTCATGCTGGTGAGATACATGAGCACGAAGTTGTAGGGCGCCTCCGGATCGTTGCTGCCTTGGGCGCGTTGCGCTTCGGCGTAGGCGAGCGCCGTCTCGTAGCGATGGTGGCCGTCTGCGATGACGACGGG contains:
- a CDS encoding FAD-dependent thymidylate synthase, producing MTNIEVFTEDERRALAPYFTNLDGPVFALRNLPEVVKGALFARYSRSPKSLRRLFLDEFLDQVGAVPEEATVGVERAGKLYEQVFDEYGDDSVAQLGGAHLACEGASNILTKVLEWGRLMAYLEQSTRYIAYNDRVGGRWKYLVPAEIRGTALEQRYVECLDRAFETYARWIEPIEQYYRAIYPRKSGDSEGVYRRTIRAKALDTLRGLLPAATQSNVGLFGTGQAYEALLLRMRVHPLLEVREYADLMLAELRKVIPSFLKRVDRPDRGGRWSQYLRETREATEAVAQRLLAGVTADDRSEVVLTDYDAEGEVKVVAAALYAVSNLPDDQLLQTARRMTSEQRREVLRAYVGNRQNRRYKPGRAFERTSYRFDVLTDYGAFRDLQRHRLLTLEWQPLSPQHGFALADTIRDAGVLSDWNRVMEESAQVYQALSDAGYPQVAPYAISMAYRVRFYVEMNAREATHMIELRTSPQGHPSYRRVCQAMHALIAEQAGHQAIAAAMSFADHSQVELERLHSERAIERRRLGRS
- a CDS encoding nucleotidyltransferase family protein, with the translated sequence MPRRSRQRFPRGNFHAKTKRVDFRAAFEAVTQAMRAEGVDFALIGGFALAALGCPRATGDIDFLIAGEHADRLARIMQRLGYAELHRSGDAANYAASDIRLGRVDVLYARRQYSRAMLARACPYAVLGETEIKVVEAEDLIGLKVQSSTNNPKRRPLDLSDIEQLLATHPGLDVQRVREYFRLFDREAELDAILARSQP
- a CDS encoding DUF1015 domain-containing protein, which codes for MVMLRPFRPLRYNPAVVGDLSTVVAPPYDVISSAHRDALHERSQRNVVHLILNRAADPYGTAARLLEAWRREGVLVRDTKPALCFYVEDFVLPNGQARQREGIIGTVRLEPFASRQIRPHERTFARAKEDRMRLLRACRTNLSPLFGLFADQLDVLQLARNSAATRPPDIDIRDDGDVRHRVWLLNASDGIDAISAALSEEPVVIADGHHRYETALAYAEAQRAQGSNDPEAPYNFVLMYLTSMSHPGLVILPTHRVLPAGTSLDAGKFVTELQRHFQLVRFPRSAREAFRACLRESPQQGRFGITLAGQDERIVAILNDNAVVDRYASQFAPVVRQLDVTVLDRVILRGLLGIDCTAAAQEGRLTYTHDEVAALTAVDQGAQAAFLMNPPNIADVEAVCSAGETMPEKSTYFFPKLLTGLVFYPFDE